A single window of Arcobacter venerupis DNA harbors:
- a CDS encoding response regulator transcription factor: MKILYIEDEDFIRKNAIEYLNYLSDFVYEAKDGLEGYEQYLQIEPDIIICDIIMPKMNGLELIEKIRLNDIKTQIIVATARIDTEFLIKAVELKLVKYLTKPISEDTLLFSLQEAIKLLETNSSNIINFNNEIKFDVLNKTLLKRNELVKLTNKELLFLEICLKNTNRAITYKEFENFIWEGNMTEDALHSVVKSLRKKLPDDTLINISKIGYKLNLK; encoded by the coding sequence TTGAAAATATTATATATAGAAGATGAAGATTTTATACGAAAAAATGCAATAGAGTATTTAAATTATTTAAGTGATTTCGTTTATGAAGCAAAAGATGGCCTTGAGGGTTATGAACAGTATTTACAAATAGAACCTGATATTATAATTTGTGACATAATTATGCCTAAAATGAACGGTTTAGAATTGATTGAAAAAATAAGACTTAACGATATAAAAACGCAAATAATTGTAGCAACAGCAAGAATAGATACTGAATTTTTGATAAAAGCTGTAGAACTAAAACTTGTAAAATATCTTACCAAACCAATTTCTGAAGATACTCTTTTATTTTCTTTACAAGAGGCTATAAAGCTTTTAGAAACGAATAGTTCTAATATTATCAACTTTAATAATGAAATAAAATTTGATGTATTAAATAAAACTTTATTAAAAAGGAATGAACTTGTAAAACTTACAAATAAAGAACTTTTATTTTTAGAAATATGTTTAAAAAATACAAATCGTGCAATAACATATAAAGAATTTGAGAATTTTATATGGGAGGGAAATATGACAGAAGATGCTTTACATTCAGTTGTAAAAAGTCTTAGAAAAAAACTTCCTGATGATACTTTGATAAATATATCAAAAATAGGTTATAAATTAAATTTAAAATGA
- a CDS encoding DUF2860 family protein — translation MKKLLLPVILTCTLFASEENFFELGAGYINSKDNFSTNSNKKITSFSSSESENKAIPNINTYYGKNLSENIKAYFQLEQTDLKIGTKLNTTIGDFYFGVKSKLLEEEWENPFLLNQDRKETDINENGLFLAYEFNTSDYSSAIIKYEYSKREYDIDNTIEDLKRNGNRNLFSLNHALSLNILDEETLLLTNMIFENYSADGKASSYDSLALELGFSKDLNSKTNLTVLTNISKKQYDKTNPIFNEKIESNNFKILTKIEYKEPFNFTDTYINFTIGQESLNANNEFYDAKSNFALFGIGYKF, via the coding sequence ATGAAAAAACTACTACTCCCCGTAATTTTAACTTGTACTCTTTTTGCAAGTGAAGAAAATTTTTTTGAATTAGGGGCAGGATATATAAACTCAAAAGATAATTTTTCTACAAATAGTAATAAAAAAATTACATCATTTTCTAGCTCTGAATCTGAGAATAAAGCAATACCAAATATAAATACATATTATGGAAAGAACCTTTCAGAAAATATTAAAGCTTATTTCCAATTAGAACAAACTGATTTAAAAATTGGTACAAAACTAAACACGACTATTGGAGACTTCTATTTTGGAGTAAAATCAAAATTACTTGAAGAAGAATGGGAAAACCCTTTTTTATTAAATCAAGATAGAAAAGAGACAGATATAAATGAAAATGGTTTATTTTTAGCTTATGAATTTAATACTTCAGATTATTCATCAGCAATAATAAAATACGAATATAGTAAACGAGAATATGATATAGATAATACAATAGAAGATTTAAAGCGAAATGGAAATAGAAATTTATTTTCATTAAATCATGCTTTATCTTTAAATATTTTAGATGAAGAGACACTATTACTTACAAATATGATTTTTGAAAATTATAGTGCTGATGGAAAAGCAAGTAGCTATGATAGTTTAGCTTTAGAATTAGGATTTTCTAAAGATTTAAATAGTAAAACTAATTTGACAGTTTTAACAAATATTTCAAAAAAACAATATGATAAAACAAATCCAATTTTTAATGAGAAAATAGAATCTAATAATTTTAAAATACTTACAAAAATAGAATATAAAGAACCTTTTAACTTTACAGATACTTATATTAACTTTACAATAGGGCAAGAAAGCCTTAATGCTAATAATGAATTCTATGATGCAAAAAGTAATTTTGCTCTTTTTGGAATAGGATATAAATTTTAA
- a CDS encoding dUTP diphosphatase, which produces MLYKDFKESIKSLGFGTIEDFIQYAGVTSDDILNWEEKNEVPYLISLIIHLLKGEKELLVTNSALDNVIEECLPLASLLEEVSSFPHKLEEMFLLQKKLNDSTNGNNWELGVNKFGKEINWLRCIHMEVAELIESTPWKHWKNINADPDMNNIHVELVDIWHFLMSYILQETNVPKAVSLVNTHCIYEASQDVDVKLMVKEAEKLSYISLAIDTGNMPSFSGIERFIDQFFRCCKISGLSFMWLQKLYIGKNCLNQFRQDNGYKEGHYIKVWNGHEDNVVMVDLLEKMEDVGFDDLYGKLKEAYNKCK; this is translated from the coding sequence TTGTTATATAAAGATTTTAAAGAGAGTATTAAGTCATTAGGTTTTGGAACTATTGAAGATTTTATACAATATGCAGGTGTTACATCAGATGATATTTTGAATTGGGAAGAGAAAAATGAAGTTCCTTATTTAATTTCACTTATTATTCATCTTTTAAAGGGTGAAAAAGAGTTATTAGTTACAAATTCAGCTTTAGATAATGTAATTGAAGAGTGTTTACCTCTTGCTTCACTTCTTGAAGAAGTTTCATCTTTTCCACATAAATTAGAAGAGATGTTTTTATTACAAAAGAAATTAAATGATTCTACAAATGGTAATAATTGGGAATTAGGTGTTAACAAATTTGGAAAAGAGATAAATTGGTTAAGATGTATTCATATGGAAGTTGCTGAACTTATTGAATCAACTCCTTGGAAACATTGGAAAAATATCAATGCAGATCCAGATATGAATAATATTCATGTTGAACTTGTTGATATTTGGCATTTTTTAATGTCTTATATTTTACAAGAAACAAATGTTCCAAAAGCAGTTTCATTGGTAAATACTCATTGTATTTATGAAGCATCTCAAGATGTTGATGTAAAGCTTATGGTAAAAGAAGCTGAAAAATTATCTTATATTTCATTAGCAATTGATACAGGAAATATGCCATCATTTAGTGGAATTGAAAGATTTATTGACCAATTTTTTAGATGTTGTAAAATCTCTGGTTTATCTTTTATGTGGTTACAAAAACTTTATATTGGTAAAAACTGTTTAAATCAATTTAGACAAGATAATGGTTATAAAGAAGGTCATTACATCAAAGTATGGAATGGACATGAAGATAATGTTGTGATGGTTGATTTACTTGAAAAAATGGAAGATGTAGGTTTTGATGACTTATATGGAAAATTAAAAGAAGCATACAATAAATGTAAATAG
- a CDS encoding PAS domain-containing sensor histidine kinase has translation MQINHFIEKIEKDKISIIRTWISSDSVIKLINDYSIDKDLLIKRYAFGVIDHYIQAVKNNQKIEHCPVIIDFIKYLKKQNIKASELFLLWSSFKNALMNFAFELNIQSKELMEKIVYYYEEIFSSILDIYSKSIAQVESALNKSIDIVDKYVIMSRTDINGIIISVSAAFCKISGYESFELIGKSHNILRHPDMSKKVFADLWNTIKSGNMWQGEIINRKKNGDSYWIKTTIHPNFDNRGNVISYDAVNVDISSQIELKNQQNLLVEQSKSAAMGEMISMIAHQWRQPLQAVSILIQKLPLLKMVNGDISDEMLDDVVNQVSSQLDYMSKTVDDFRDYFKPNKSKEEVFIKDVIEKSMDFLAYLFKINSIEVKYQNSSNSCLKIYLNEIVQVFINLAKNSCDAILEKSIEHGKIDIHTYEDKNSLIIEFEDNAGGIKSNLLDKIFDPYFSTKNNKNGTGLGLYMSKTIIEEHSGGKINVYNTDFGTKFIIKLPLK, from the coding sequence ATGCAAATAAATCATTTTATTGAGAAAATAGAAAAAGACAAAATATCAATTATTAGAACATGGATAAGTTCAGATTCGGTTATTAAATTGATAAATGACTATTCTATCGATAAAGATTTACTTATTAAAAGATACGCCTTTGGCGTTATTGATCATTATATTCAAGCTGTAAAAAATAATCAAAAAATAGAACATTGTCCAGTAATTATTGATTTTATTAAATATTTAAAAAAACAAAATATCAAAGCTAGTGAACTTTTTTTATTATGGTCATCTTTTAAAAATGCTTTAATGAATTTTGCTTTTGAATTAAATATTCAATCAAAAGAGTTAATGGAGAAAATAGTTTATTATTACGAAGAGATTTTTTCTAGTATTTTAGATATTTATTCAAAATCAATTGCTCAAGTTGAGAGTGCTTTAAATAAATCTATTGATATTGTTGATAAATATGTAATTATGTCAAGAACAGATATAAATGGCATTATAATTAGTGTATCTGCTGCTTTTTGTAAAATTTCTGGTTATGAGTCATTTGAACTAATAGGAAAATCTCATAATATTTTAAGACATCCAGATATGTCAAAAAAAGTTTTTGCAGATTTATGGAATACTATAAAATCTGGGAATATGTGGCAAGGTGAGATTATAAATCGTAAAAAAAATGGCGATTCTTATTGGATAAAAACAACAATTCATCCAAATTTTGATAATAGAGGGAATGTTATTAGTTATGATGCTGTAAATGTGGATATAAGTTCTCAAATAGAACTAAAAAATCAACAAAATTTATTAGTTGAACAATCAAAATCAGCTGCAATGGGTGAGATGATAAGTATGATAGCTCACCAATGGAGACAACCTTTACAAGCAGTTTCTATTTTGATTCAAAAATTACCTTTATTAAAAATGGTGAATGGTGATATTTCAGATGAAATGCTTGATGATGTTGTAAATCAAGTTAGTTCACAACTTGATTATATGTCAAAAACAGTAGATGATTTTAGAGATTATTTTAAACCAAATAAGAGTAAAGAAGAAGTTTTTATAAAAGATGTTATTGAAAAATCTATGGATTTTTTAGCATATTTATTTAAAATAAATTCTATTGAAGTAAAATACCAAAATAGTTCAAATTCATGTTTGAAAATATATTTAAATGAAATAGTTCAAGTTTTTATAAATCTGGCAAAAAACTCATGTGATGCAATACTTGAAAAAAGTATTGAGCATGGAAAAATAGATATTCACACTTATGAAGATAAAAATAGTTTAATTATTGAATTTGAAGATAATGCAGGTGGAATAAAGAGTAATCTTTTGGATAAAATATTTGATCCATATTTCTCAACAAAAAATAATAAAAATGGAACAGGATTAGGATTATACATGAGTAAAACTATTATTGAAGAACATAGTGGTGGAAAGATAAATGTGTATAATACAGATTTTGGAACAAAATTCATAATAAAATTACCATTAAAATAG